One region of Limnospira fusiformis SAG 85.79 genomic DNA includes:
- a CDS encoding AbrB/MazE/SpoVT family DNA-binding domain-containing protein: MEIAKVSETGQIIIPPEMRKIYRLDVGTEIILTDTGKGILIQPKPPFPPTTLNEVARCWKYNGSPKT, translated from the coding sequence ATGGAAATTGCCAAAGTCTCGGAAACAGGACAGATTATCATTCCACCAGAAATGCGGAAAATCTATAGATTGGACGTGGGGACAGAAATCATCTTGACTGATACAGGCAAAGGAATTTTAATTCAGCCCAAACCGCCTTTTCCTCCTACTACTTTAAATGAAGTAGCCCGGTGTTGGAAGTATAACGGTTCACCCAAAACCTGA
- a CDS encoding PIN domain-containing protein yields MYLLDTDIFIDIQRGFTPALSWFVSLQELPSIPGFVVMELIQDAQNKQQVRKALQLVAPLPVVWPTEIDCARALSDFTAYHLSHKVGLIDALIAACAVGQGFTLCTFNTKHYRVIPGLKIEQPYNR; encoded by the coding sequence ATGTATTTACTTGATACCGATATTTTTATTGACATTCAAAGAGGCTTTACACCTGCTTTAAGTTGGTTTGTCTCTCTCCAAGAACTGCCCAGTATCCCTGGCTTCGTTGTTATGGAGTTGATTCAGGACGCACAAAATAAGCAACAAGTTCGTAAAGCCTTGCAACTTGTTGCACCACTACCTGTAGTCTGGCCTACTGAAATTGACTGTGCGCGTGCGCTCTCAGATTTCACGGCTTACCATTTATCACATAAAGTGGGATTAATTGATGCTTTGATAGCTGCCTGTGCTGTAGGTCAGGGCTTTACCCTTTGCACCTTCAATACTAAGCATTATCGAGTCATTCCAGGACTAAAAATAGAGCAACCGTATAACCGCTAG
- a CDS encoding DUF2283 domain-containing protein: MAEVKVFYDRTGNTLVVWFGNPQDEVEAEETGDEVILMKDQQGQVIGFEKLNFLPHSDNPLRIAFETVAL, encoded by the coding sequence ATGGCAGAAGTAAAAGTATTCTATGACCGCACCGGCAATACACTTGTTGTCTGGTTTGGTAATCCTCAAGATGAGGTGGAAGCGGAAGAAACGGGGGATGAGGTGATTTTAATGAAGGACCAACAGGGGCAAGTGATTGGGTTTGAAAAGCTCAACTTTTTACCGCATTCTGATAATCCCCTACGCATTGCCTTTGAAACAGTAGCACTCTAA
- a CDS encoding WD40 repeat domain-containing protein, with protein sequence MAIALREAMGGQNNGVEAVAIALDGKFAISSSWDNTLKVWNLETGTEVAMFLGEAEMSSCAIAPDGVTVVAGDEGGRVYFLRLEGLRG encoded by the coding sequence ATGGCGATCGCACTACGGGAAGCGATGGGAGGACAGAATAACGGGGTAGAAGCAGTAGCGATCGCCCTGGACGGTAAATTTGCTATTTCCAGTTCATGGGATAACACTTTAAAAGTATGGAACTTAGAGACAGGTACAGAAGTAGCTATGTTTCTTGGAGAAGCGGAGATGAGTTCCTGCGCCATTGCACCGGATGGGGTGACGGTGGTGGCGGGGGATGAAGGGGGGCGCGTGTATTTTCTGCGGTTGGAGGGGTTGAGGGGTTGA
- a CDS encoding addiction module protein, with amino-acid sequence MRSIEQLTEEILSLPSESRALLADKLVESLEFDTDSAIQTFWVTEAKRRRDEVRDGSVQPISGEDALAQVRRLIEP; translated from the coding sequence ATGCGGTCAATTGAGCAACTGACTGAGGAAATATTGTCTCTGCCTAGCGAATCAAGAGCACTTCTGGCAGACAAGTTAGTAGAAAGCTTGGAGTTCGACACTGATTCAGCAATCCAGACATTTTGGGTAACTGAAGCCAAGCGCCGGAGAGATGAGGTAAGAGATGGCTCTGTTCAACCAATTTCAGGCGAAGATGCTTTAGCGCAAGTTAGACGGCTGATTGAGCCATGA
- a CDS encoding Txe/YoeB family addiction module toxin — protein MSPKKKKQANETPNDHISGYFPVFSPDFKADLAWWYRTEPKKGDKILDLVADILDGEPFTGLGKPEPLKYIAADTWSRRIDLEHRLVYKVTGNKVYFLQARYHYQSD, from the coding sequence TTGAGTCCTAAAAAGAAAAAACAAGCCAATGAAACCCCTAACGATCATATTTCAGGTTATTTTCCTGTATTTAGTCCTGATTTTAAAGCAGATTTAGCTTGGTGGTATCGCACTGAACCCAAAAAAGGAGATAAAATCCTAGATTTAGTCGCAGATATCCTTGATGGTGAACCGTTTACCGGGTTAGGAAAACCTGAACCGCTAAAATATATTGCCGCAGATACTTGGTCAAGACGCATTGATTTAGAGCATCGTTTAGTTTACAAAGTAACAGGAAATAAGGTTTATTTTTTACAAGCACGTTATCATTATCAATCAGATTAA
- a CDS encoding ribbon-helix-helix domain-containing protein has product MSLSLTPETEQRIAHTLNQGQYRSADEVILAALELLEKREQYLAELRQQIEIGSSQIQQGKVTDGELVFSRLLNGLQQQIEDS; this is encoded by the coding sequence ATGAGTTTATCCCTTACGCCAGAAACTGAACAACGCATTGCCCATACCCTCAATCAGGGACAATACCGTTCCGCTGATGAAGTGATATTAGCCGCCTTAGAACTCCTAGAGAAACGAGAACAATATTTAGCCGAACTCCGCCAGCAAATCGAAATCGGGTCAAGCCAAATTCAACAAGGAAAAGTTACCGATGGAGAACTGGTGTTTAGTCGTCTGCTCAACGGTTTACAGCAACAGATAGAGGATTCCTAA
- a CDS encoding type II toxin-antitoxin system VapC family toxin, translating to MQYLLDTCVISDFIKGEPGTQGRIQQTAPVNIAVSSITVMELNYGLILNPQRAEKIKPIILSFLSSVTILPFTTAEAEKAAEIRAILKSQRQPIGAYDVLIAATALQHQLIMITANQREFNRVVGLKTENWRQT from the coding sequence ATGCAATACCTCCTCGATACCTGTGTCATCAGTGACTTCATCAAAGGCGAACCGGGTACTCAAGGCAGAATCCAGCAAACCGCCCCAGTTAACATTGCTGTTTCCTCAATTACAGTGATGGAACTCAACTATGGTTTAATCCTCAATCCACAGCGGGCAGAAAAAATCAAACCGATTATTCTCAGTTTTCTGTCTTCTGTGACGATTCTCCCTTTCACAACCGCTGAAGCTGAAAAAGCGGCTGAAATTCGTGCCATACTCAAATCTCAAAGACAGCCAATTGGGGCTTATGATGTCTTGATAGCCGCCACTGCACTGCAACATCAACTGATAATGATTACCGCCAACCAACGAGAATTTAATCGCGTTGTGGGTCTTAAAACTGAGAATTGGCGACAGACCTAG
- a CDS encoding phage integrase N-terminal SAM-like domain-containing protein, whose product MPWKCLNRPNFSIASAKPSRHLSRKTENSYLDYIQDFILFHQKRHPRQMGTPEVRASSSHGLP is encoded by the coding sequence TTGCCATGGAAGTGTCTCAACCGTCCCAACTTCTCGATCGCCTCCGCCAAGCCATCCCGGCATCTCAGTCGCAAAACCGAGAACTCCTATCTCGATTACATCCAAGACTTCATCTTGTTTCACCAAAAACGCCACCCCAGACAGATGGGAACGCCAGAAGTCCGCGCCTCGTCCTCCCATGGCTTACCGTAG
- a CDS encoding type II toxin-antitoxin system RelE/ParE family toxin has product MRYVFHPQALNEYAEAVQYYTEQRVEAAQAFINAIEDTVYRIGESPTRYAAIDEDVRRCMARKFPYGILYTIEQDYILILAVMHCSREPGYWKSRK; this is encoded by the coding sequence ATGAGGTATGTATTTCATCCTCAAGCGCTGAATGAATACGCTGAGGCGGTTCAATACTACACAGAGCAGCGAGTTGAGGCGGCTCAAGCGTTCATAAACGCAATTGAGGATACAGTTTATCGGATCGGGGAGTCTCCAACCCGTTATGCTGCAATTGATGAAGATGTTCGGCGGTGTATGGCGCGTAAGTTTCCTTATGGTATTCTCTACACAATTGAGCAAGACTACATTCTGATTTTGGCGGTCATGCATTGCAGTCGTGAGCCTGGATACTGGAAAAGCCGCAAATAA
- a CDS encoding WD40 repeat domain-containing protein, whose product MAIAPREAMGGHSNRVEAVAIAPDGKRAVSASSDKTLKLWDLETGTELATLTGHSWSVNAVAIAPDGFRAVSASMDKTLKLWYLATGTELATLTGHSRGVNAVAIAPDGKRAVSASMDKTLKLWDLERATELATLRGHSWSVNAVAIAPDGKRAVSASDDKTLKLWDLETGEVLATFTGEGAMESCAIAPDGVTVVAGDGSGRVYFLRLEGLSG is encoded by the coding sequence ATGGCGATCGCACCACGGGAAGCCATGGGAGGACATAGTAACCGGGTAGAAGCAGTAGCGATCGCCCCCGACGGGAAACGAGCGGTCTCGGCATCGTCGGATAAAACCCTGAAACTGTGGGATTTGGAGACCGGGACGGAACTGGCCACCCTTACTGGGCATAGTTGGTCGGTAAATGCAGTAGCGATCGCCCCCGACGGGTTCCGAGCGGTCTCGGCATCCATGGATAAAACCCTGAAACTATGGTATTTGGCGACGGGGACGGAACTGGCTACCCTCACCGGGCATAGTCGCGGGGTAAATGCAGTAGCGATCGCCCCCGACGGGAAACGAGCGGTCTCGGCATCCATGGATAAAACCCTGAAACTGTGGGATTTGGAGAGGGCGACGGAACTGGCCACCCTCAGAGGGCATAGTTGGTCGGTAAATGCAGTAGCGATCGCCCCCGACGGGAAACGAGCCGTCTCTGCATCGGATGATAAAACCCTGAAACTGTGGGATTTGGAGACGGGGGAAGTGTTAGCCACCTTCACCGGGGAAGGTGCGATGGAGTCCTGTGCCATTGCACCGGATGGGGTGACGGTGGTGGCGGGGGATGGGTCGGGGCGGGTGTATTTTCTGCGGTTGGAGGGGTTGAGCGGTTAA
- a CDS encoding AbrB/MazE/SpoVT family DNA-binding domain-containing protein yields the protein MAKVSETGQIIIPPEMPKISSLEVGTEIILTDTGKGILIQPKPPFPPTTLNEVARCWKYNGSPKT from the coding sequence ATTGCCAAAGTCTCCGAAACAGGACAGATTATCATTCCACCAGAAATGCCGAAAATCTCTAGCTTGGAGGTGGGGACAGAAATCATCTTGACTGATACAGGCAAGGGGATTTTAATTCAGCCCAAACCGCCTTTTCCTCCTACTACTTTAAATGAAGTAGCCCGCTGTTGGAAGTATAACGGTTCACCCAAAACCTGA
- a CDS encoding type II toxin-antitoxin system HicB family antitoxin, with the protein MKMKAMIWQEDDVWCGSVPALPGCHTWASSYEELLEMLADAVQGWLEVASEQQEVTPEKQLIELSL; encoded by the coding sequence ATGAAAATGAAGGCAATGATTTGGCAAGAAGATGATGTTTGGTGCGGTTCAGTTCCTGCCCTTCCGGGTTGTCACACCTGGGCATCGAGTTATGAAGAGTTGTTAGAAATGCTTGCTGATGCGGTTCAGGGTTGGCTAGAAGTAGCCAGTGAACAACAAGAAGTCACCCCAGAAAAACAGTTAATTGAGTTGTCTTTATGA
- a CDS encoding type II toxin-antitoxin system RelE/ParE family toxin: MGTYSFSDAALADLETISVSLSEINPDLAIRFFEKVRDKCRQFAQFPNMGKNYSHIKTNLRGLIVENHIIFYFPRPDGIDIVRIINGYRDLESLNI; encoded by the coding sequence ATGGGGACTTATTCATTCTCTGATGCTGCTCTAGCTGACTTGGAGACCATTTCTGTATCCCTATCGGAAATAAACCCAGACTTAGCTATTAGATTTTTTGAAAAAGTCCGGGATAAATGCCGTCAGTTTGCTCAATTTCCCAATATGGGCAAAAACTACAGTCACATCAAGACAAATCTCCGAGGTTTGATTGTGGAAAATCACATCATATTTTACTTCCCTCGACCTGACGGTATCGATATTGTTCGCATCATTAATGGTTATCGAGACCTAGAATCATTGAATATCTGA
- a CDS encoding WD40 repeat domain-containing protein has protein sequence MERGRELATLRGHSWSVNAVAIAPDGKRAVSASMDKTLKLWDLERGRELATLRGHSWSVNAVAIAPDGFRAVSASMDKTLKLWDLERATELATLRGHSSVVNAVAIAPDGKRAVSASDDKTLKLWDLATGDVLATFTGDADMLSCAVAPDGVTVVAGDSGGRMYFLRLEGLSG, from the coding sequence TTGGAGAGGGGGAGGGAACTGGCTACCCTCAGAGGGCATAGTTGGTCGGTAAATGCAGTAGCGATCGCCCCCGACGGGAAACGAGCGGTCTCGGCATCCATGGATAAAACCCTGAAACTGTGGGATTTGGAGAGGGGGAGGGAACTGGCTACCCTCAGAGGGCATAGTTGGTCGGTAAATGCAGTAGCGATCGCCCCCGACGGGTTCCGAGCGGTCTCGGCATCCATGGATAAAACCCTGAAACTGTGGGATTTGGAGAGGGCGACGGAACTGGCCACCCTCAGAGGGCATAGTAGCGTGGTAAATGCAGTAGCGATCGCCCCCGACGGGAAACGAGCCGTCTCTGCATCGGATGATAAAACCCTGAAACTGTGGGATTTGGCGACAGGGGATGTGTTAGCCACCTTTACCGGGGATGCTGATATGCTTTCCTGTGCCGTTGCACCGGATGGGGTGACGGTGGTGGCGGGGGATAGTGGGGGTCGGATGTATTTTCTGCGGTTGGAGGGGTTGAGCGGTTAA
- a CDS encoding type II toxin-antitoxin system HicB family antitoxin has translation MKIKAIIWHEKDVWCGSVPALPGCHTWASSEEELLVMLADAVQGGLEVASEEPEITPEKKLIELSL, from the coding sequence ATGAAAATTAAAGCAATCATTTGGCACGAAAAAGATGTTTGGTGCGGTTCAGTCCCCGCCCTTCCCGGTTGCCACACCTGGGCATCCAGTGAGGAAGAATTGTTAGTTATGCTCGCAGATGCCGTTCAAGGTGGGCTCGAAGTTGCCAGCGAAGAACCAGAAATCACCCCAGAAAAAAAACTGATTGAATTGTCTTTATGA
- a CDS encoding AbrB/MazE/SpoVT family DNA-binding domain-containing protein, protein MEIAKVSETGQIIIPPEMRKIYSLDVGTEIILTDTGKGILIQPKPPFSPTTLNEVAGCLKYNGSPKTLEDMESAISQGIQEQWHDCS, encoded by the coding sequence ATGGAAATTGCCAAAGTCTCCGAAACCGGACAGATTATCATTCCACCAGAAATGCGGAAAATCTATAGCTTGGACGTGGGGACAGAAATCATCTTGACGGATACAGGCAAAGGGATTTTAATTCAGCCCAAACCGCCTTTTTCTCCTACTACTTTAAATGAAGTAGCGGGATGTTTGAAGTATAACGGTTCACCCAAAACCTTAGAGGATATGGAATCTGCTATTAGCCAAGGCATTCAGGAGCAATGGCATGATTGCAGTTGA
- a CDS encoding clan AA aspartic protease: MISGILTDTHATVALTFLLPNGSTVSIEFVIDTGFTGELCLPLEAVSLMGLTFRHDTFANLADNSEVSLPLYEAVVLWDGTERDVLVIATGRRPLLGTALLDEQELVIQFIEGGLVTIDEL, from the coding sequence GTGATTTCTGGGATTTTAACAGATACACACGCAACGGTCGCTCTAACGTTCTTATTACCAAATGGCTCAACTGTTTCTATCGAATTTGTCATCGATACAGGATTCACAGGAGAATTGTGCCTTCCGCTAGAAGCAGTTTCACTGATGGGTTTAACCTTTAGACACGATACTTTTGCAAATTTAGCAGATAACAGCGAAGTATCACTCCCCCTTTACGAAGCGGTTGTCCTTTGGGATGGTACGGAGCGGGATGTTTTGGTCATTGCGACAGGAAGGCGACCTCTGCTTGGAACCGCTTTGTTAGATGAACAAGAGTTGGTGATTCAGTTTATAGAGGGTGGATTGGTGACGATTGACGAGTTGTAA
- a CDS encoding phage integrase N-terminal SAM-like domain-containing protein, whose amino-acid sequence MEVPQSPKLLDRVRQAIRFRHLSRKTEKSYLYYIQDFILFHQKRHPREMGVTEVRVYSVALANCSSRSC is encoded by the coding sequence ATGGAAGTGCCTCAATCGCCTAAACTTCTTGATCGCGTGCGCCAAGCCATCCGCTTCCGGCATCTCAGTCGCAAAACCGAGAAGTCCTATCTCTATTACATCCAAGACTTCATCTTGTTTCACCAAAAACGCCACCCCAGAGAGATGGGAGTCACAGAAGTCCGCGTCTACTCCGTTGCATTGGCCAACTGCTCCAGCCGCTCCTGCTGA
- a CDS encoding type II toxin-antitoxin system Phd/YefM family antitoxin, whose product MMLSKETTYSQARMNLATILDEVCDQRQIVVIKRPNEKNVALIAEDELESLLECVYLLRSPENAKRLFRALEWSENSTATPQTVDELKEELGIES is encoded by the coding sequence ATGATGTTAAGCAAAGAAACCACTTATTCTCAAGCGAGAATGAATTTAGCCACTATTTTGGATGAAGTGTGTGATCAGCGTCAGATTGTGGTCATTAAGCGCCCCAATGAGAAAAATGTGGCGTTAATTGCCGAAGATGAGCTAGAGAGTTTATTAGAATGTGTCTATTTACTGCGATCGCCCGAAAATGCAAAACGTTTATTTCGTGCTTTAGAATGGTCAGAAAATAGCACCGCAACTCCTCAAACGGTAGATGAATTAAAAGAGGAGTTAGGAATTGAGTCCTAA
- a CDS encoding WD40 repeat domain-containing protein — MAIAPREVMGGHSNGVEAVAIAPDGFLAVSASWDNTLKLLDLETGEVLATFIGESGAMKSCAIAPDGVTVVAGDGSGRVYLLRLEGLRG; from the coding sequence ATGGCGATCGCACCACGGGAAGTCATGGGAGGACATAGTAACGGGGTAGAAGCAGTAGCGATCGCCCCCGACGGGTTCCTAGCGGTCTCGGCATCCTGGGATAACACCCTGAAACTCTTGGATTTGGAGACGGGGGAAGTGTTAGCCACCTTTATCGGGGAAAGTGGTGCGATGAAGTCCTGTGCGATCGCACCGGATGGGGTGACGGTGGTGGCGGGGGATGGGTCGGGGCGGGTGTATTTGCTGCGGTTGGAGGGGTTGAGGGGTTAA
- a CDS encoding type II toxin-antitoxin system HicA family toxin produces the protein MKSISGKALCKIVEQQGWQLKRITGSHHIYAKEGVAVILSIPVDSDRDLPTGTLKGILKDAGMTEDDLQ, from the coding sequence ATGAAATCGATTTCGGGGAAAGCACTCTGCAAAATTGTGGAGCAACAGGGTTGGCAACTCAAACGAATCACAGGTAGCCATCATATTTATGCCAAAGAGGGTGTGGCAGTTATTCTGTCGATTCCAGTTGATAGCGATCGAGATTTACCGACTGGAACATTAAAAGGTATTCTCAAAGATGCTGGGATGACAGAGGACGACCTGCAATAA